In one window of Armatimonadota bacterium DNA:
- a CDS encoding alkaline phosphatase family protein, which yields MIRVNALTLALYLAGLPALAAPSVRNTVGERKGESALVPSNQVVTPLGTVRRVNGARPKDVAVSPNGKVVAVLTQNAVLLYTPLGQLTSTVPLSTGPLGLAWAPNSASLYATGDEGQVNRISIEKGAWKKTGTFKLAEVVEAPVSGSPGARTNSPNGTDLVPLPAPTGNPQVTGLALSPDGKRLYAALGIRNALLVVNTSTWKTIAKIPVGVAPYRIALSPNGRTLLVANRGGRAARSNEPSAPSAQTQVRVDPTTDSALGGSLTFIDTHTLKATSVDAGRQPSAAVFTRDGSKAYVANSDGDSISIVDIRLRRIAGTISMRQPEDPGFGQMPTSLALSADGNSLYVACGGANAVAIVSTATRSITGYLPTGWFPIALGEHGGRLFVASTKGFGSRLASPVGGYNVHSTVGTVQFIARSDWRDLALQTRKVAENNRWGRFELPARKGIKPRPVPERVGEPSVFKHVVYIIKENHTYDLDLGDMPEGNGDKALCLFPERTTPNEHAIARQFVLLDNTYTSGTNSADGHQWTGSAVANAYMEQNYSAYARSYPYDGGDPLAYSPAGFLWTSAVKKHRSVRVYGEFVNKPRVVDPSTGKEPTFRQFYADYKAGGNRYKVTADTDNAALKPLLHPKYIGWPVIPPDQWRADLYLKDLSGWQATGKMPDLSILLLPCNHTNGTDPGYPTPRASVADNDLALGRIVEGISKSRFWKDTLILVIEDDSQFGLDHVDGHRTVAFCASAYTRRGKVVSEVYNHTSLIRTMGLVLGLPAMNRFDRTATPMSACFTAKPEYSPYTAVPTNVPIDEMNPSTTALNGEARRLALASHKLDWSGVDRADATIVARAVWHSLRPDEPFPWAKFHPNVDED from the coding sequence ACTGTCGGCGAACGTAAAGGCGAATCAGCCCTTGTGCCGAGCAACCAGGTGGTTACGCCCCTGGGAACCGTCCGGCGAGTGAACGGAGCGCGTCCCAAGGACGTCGCGGTGTCGCCGAACGGCAAGGTTGTGGCGGTCCTGACGCAGAACGCTGTACTGTTGTACACGCCCCTCGGACAACTGACGAGCACCGTACCGCTCAGCACGGGACCTCTGGGCCTGGCCTGGGCGCCGAATAGCGCTTCGCTGTACGCGACCGGCGACGAGGGCCAGGTAAACCGCATTTCCATCGAGAAGGGCGCTTGGAAGAAGACGGGCACGTTCAAGCTGGCGGAGGTGGTTGAGGCGCCGGTCTCCGGCTCGCCGGGGGCACGGACCAATTCGCCCAACGGGACCGATCTCGTTCCGTTGCCGGCGCCGACGGGTAACCCGCAGGTTACCGGCCTCGCCCTCTCCCCGGACGGCAAGCGTCTGTATGCTGCACTCGGCATCCGGAATGCTCTCCTGGTCGTGAATACTTCCACGTGGAAGACGATCGCGAAGATTCCCGTGGGCGTTGCCCCGTACCGGATCGCGCTCTCGCCGAACGGACGGACGCTGTTGGTCGCGAATCGTGGCGGCCGCGCGGCCCGCTCCAATGAGCCATCCGCGCCGTCCGCCCAGACCCAGGTCCGGGTTGACCCCACCACGGACTCCGCCTTGGGTGGCAGCCTTACGTTCATCGACACACACACGCTCAAGGCCACGAGTGTGGATGCCGGCCGACAGCCATCGGCCGCCGTGTTCACCAGAGATGGAAGCAAGGCGTACGTCGCGAATTCGGACGGCGACTCGATCTCGATCGTAGACATCCGGCTCCGGCGAATCGCCGGAACGATCTCCATGCGGCAACCCGAAGATCCCGGGTTCGGACAGATGCCCACCAGCCTTGCGCTTTCCGCGGATGGCAATTCCCTCTATGTGGCGTGTGGCGGCGCCAATGCCGTGGCCATCGTCTCCACAGCCACCAGGAGTATCACCGGATACCTTCCTACTGGGTGGTTCCCGATCGCGCTGGGGGAACATGGGGGACGCCTGTTCGTCGCCAGCACGAAGGGGTTCGGTTCACGACTCGCCAGCCCGGTGGGAGGCTACAACGTCCATAGCACCGTAGGGACCGTTCAGTTTATCGCGCGCTCCGATTGGCGGGACCTTGCACTGCAGACGCGCAAGGTGGCCGAGAACAACCGCTGGGGTAGATTCGAATTGCCGGCCCGAAAGGGGATCAAGCCACGCCCCGTCCCGGAACGTGTCGGTGAGCCCTCGGTCTTCAAGCACGTGGTTTACATCATCAAAGAGAACCACACCTACGACCTGGACCTCGGCGACATGCCGGAGGGTAATGGCGATAAAGCGCTCTGTCTCTTCCCGGAAAGGACCACCCCGAACGAACACGCCATCGCCCGCCAGTTCGTCCTGCTGGACAACACGTACACGAGCGGCACCAACTCCGCCGACGGCCATCAGTGGACCGGATCGGCGGTCGCCAACGCTTACATGGAGCAGAACTACTCCGCGTATGCCCGGAGCTATCCGTACGATGGCGGCGATCCCCTGGCCTACTCGCCGGCGGGGTTCCTCTGGACCTCGGCAGTGAAGAAGCATCGCAGCGTACGCGTTTACGGCGAGTTCGTGAACAAGCCTCGCGTTGTGGACCCCTCCACCGGAAAGGAGCCGACGTTCCGCCAGTTCTACGCAGACTACAAGGCCGGCGGAAACCGGTACAAGGTCACCGCGGACACGGACAATGCCGCCCTCAAGCCGCTGCTCCATCCGAAGTACATCGGGTGGCCGGTCATTCCGCCGGACCAGTGGAGGGCCGACCTCTACCTGAAGGACCTGTCCGGTTGGCAGGCCACAGGCAAGATGCCGGACTTGTCCATCCTGCTGCTGCCGTGCAACCACACCAACGGCACGGACCCCGGCTACCCCACGCCCCGCGCCTCGGTGGCGGACAACGACCTTGCGCTCGGCCGAATCGTGGAGGGCATCAGCAAGTCCCGCTTCTGGAAGGACACGCTGATACTCGTGATCGAGGACGATTCGCAGTTCGGTCTTGACCATGTGGACGGGCATCGCACCGTGGCATTCTGCGCGTCGGCATATACCAGGCGCGGCAAAGTGGTGAGCGAAGTGTACAACCACACCTCGCTGATCCGGACGATGGGCCTCGTGCTGGGTCTGCCCGCGATGAACCGGTTTGACCGGACCGCCACCCCGATGTCCGCCTGCTTCACGGCGAAGCCGGAATACAGTCCGTATACCGCCGTCCCGACCAACGTCCCGATCGACGAGATGAACCCGTCCACCACAGCGCTCAACGGTGAGGCCCGGAGGCTGGCTCTTGCGTCGCACAAGCTGGACTGGTCCGGGGTGGATCGCGCCGATGCCACGATCGTCGCCCGCGCAGTCTGGCATTCGCTGCGACCTGACGAGCCGTTCCCGTGGGCGAAATTCCATCCGAACGTGGACGAGGATTGA
- a CDS encoding HAD-IA family hydrolase: MKTFIFDVDGVLVDSPHEQAWGETLKTLVETDWAEEGAASAYHPEDYTSGFYQFVVAGKPRNDGARAMLAAFGLPMDDAHVALLCRRKQAMIADLIDRGEFRAYADAVGFLLRVMEAGGKVAAASSSKNANAMMARVHVEPYLHGRPLDGVTCETTLLDVLAANVSGRDIHPGKPHPKLFLTAAEEAGADPADCVVIEDAPSGVKAAKAGGMKAIGLARHNDEELLKAAGADLVVTTLGALNPNDI; this comes from the coding sequence GTGAAAACCTTTATCTTTGATGTGGATGGCGTGCTGGTGGACTCTCCGCACGAGCAGGCCTGGGGCGAGACCCTGAAGACCCTCGTGGAGACGGACTGGGCGGAGGAGGGGGCCGCCTCGGCCTATCATCCGGAGGATTACACCTCTGGCTTCTACCAGTTCGTGGTCGCCGGCAAGCCCCGCAATGACGGCGCGCGCGCGATGCTGGCCGCGTTCGGGCTTCCGATGGACGATGCGCACGTCGCGCTGCTGTGCCGGCGCAAACAGGCGATGATAGCAGATCTCATCGATCGCGGCGAGTTCCGAGCTTACGCCGATGCGGTGGGGTTCCTTCTGCGCGTGATGGAGGCCGGCGGCAAGGTCGCCGCGGCCTCCTCTTCGAAGAATGCCAACGCGATGATGGCGCGCGTCCACGTGGAGCCATACCTCCACGGCCGCCCGCTGGACGGTGTGACCTGCGAGACCACGCTGTTGGACGTCCTCGCCGCCAACGTGAGCGGTCGCGACATCCATCCGGGCAAACCGCACCCGAAGCTGTTCCTGACCGCCGCCGAGGAAGCCGGCGCGGACCCGGCCGACTGCGTCGTCATCGAGGACGCGCCCAGCGGTGTGAAGGCAGCGAAAGCAGGAGGCATGAAAGCGATCGGCCTCGCCCGCCACAACGATGAAGAACTCCTCAAAGCCGCCGGCGCCGACCTTGTGGTCACAACACTGGGTGCATTGAACCCAAACGACATCTGA